The proteins below come from a single Verrucomicrobiota bacterium genomic window:
- the fliN gene encoding flagellar motor switch protein FliN, with translation MAENELSQEDVDTLFEKSGGPTGESATAVSTAKEAASSAGVTPAGESPAAWAAATSVTAPPKRKEQVDAHPVEFAQLGAGQSSQGEARKIDFLLDVPVTVTVELGRTSMVIRDALNLGGGSVVELNKLAGEPVDVLINNKLVARAEVVVVNENFGVKVIDIVSPEERLRYLR, from the coding sequence ATGGCTGAAAACGAGTTGTCCCAGGAAGATGTCGATACGCTGTTTGAGAAGAGCGGTGGCCCCACCGGTGAGTCCGCGACGGCTGTGAGCACGGCGAAAGAGGCCGCATCGTCTGCGGGCGTCACGCCCGCGGGCGAATCGCCCGCGGCGTGGGCCGCGGCCACGAGCGTCACCGCTCCGCCGAAGAGGAAAGAACAGGTCGATGCGCACCCTGTGGAGTTCGCCCAGCTCGGCGCCGGGCAATCCAGCCAGGGCGAGGCGCGCAAGATCGACTTCCTGCTCGACGTGCCGGTCACCGTTACGGTGGAGCTTGGCCGCACCTCGATGGTGATTCGCGATGCGCTCAACCTTGGCGGCGGGTCGGTTGTCGAGCTCAACAAGCTCGCCGGTGAGCCGGTGGACGTGCTGATCAACAACAAGCTCGTCGCGCGGGCCGAGGTCGTCGTGGTCAACGAGAACTTCGGCGTCAAGGTCATTGACATCGTCTCGCCCGAGGAACGCCTGCGCTACCTGCGGTAG
- the fliR gene encoding flagellar biosynthetic protein FliR, with amino-acid sequence MDLETWLTAHVQLFALVFFRILGLCLVAPIFANRAVPARLKAGLGFFMALMLMPLVIQAHPAQGRSWAAVPVLILEESSVGLLIGMVASLLFAATNLSGEILGRHMGFGMVQLIDPEFDDETSLVGQFENLVALMLFLAIGGHHIMLTALFDSFELIPIGGVRCDSSLAMEVVRVTGEVFPLAIRITAPAFVMLIMTTVVEGLVARFVPQMNILVIGLPLKIAVGLIGLAVCIPMFSSVFDKMLRTATGDIYTMLEHLR; translated from the coding sequence ATGGACCTCGAGACCTGGTTGACAGCACACGTGCAACTCTTCGCCCTGGTGTTCTTCCGGATCCTGGGCCTGTGTCTCGTCGCACCCATCTTTGCCAACCGTGCCGTGCCCGCGCGGCTCAAGGCGGGCCTCGGATTCTTCATGGCGCTCATGCTCATGCCGCTTGTGATACAGGCGCACCCGGCGCAGGGGCGCAGTTGGGCCGCAGTGCCGGTGCTCATTCTGGAGGAGAGCTCGGTCGGACTGCTCATCGGCATGGTGGCCAGCCTGCTCTTTGCCGCCACGAATCTGTCGGGCGAAATCCTCGGCCGGCACATGGGTTTCGGGATGGTGCAGCTGATCGACCCGGAGTTCGACGACGAGACCTCGCTCGTGGGCCAATTCGAGAACCTCGTCGCGCTCATGCTGTTTCTGGCTATCGGTGGTCATCACATCATGCTCACGGCGTTGTTCGACAGCTTCGAGCTGATCCCGATCGGCGGTGTGCGCTGCGACTCGTCGCTCGCGATGGAGGTGGTGCGCGTTACCGGCGAGGTGTTCCCGTTGGCGATCAGGATCACGGCGCCGGCGTTTGTCATGCTTATCATGACGACCGTGGTCGAGGGACTTGTGGCGCGGTTCGTGCCACAGATGAACATCCTTGTCATCGGGCTGCCGCTCAAGATCGCCGTTGGACTGATCGGCCTGGCGGTCTGCATCCCGATGTTCTCCTCCGTGTTCGACAAGATGCTGCGCACGGCAACAGGCGACATCTACACCATGCTCGAGCACTTGCGGTGA
- the fliM gene encoding flagellar motor switch protein FliM: MSDILSQDEIDALLGAVASGQVAVEQDAPSVIDRSTVMGYDFRRPKLISKDQMRTLHMLNDTFAKSFANTLSLYLRTIVNANLALVEQFTYGEFIMSLPNPTCMSVFSMQPLEGLAILEINPVLVFVIVDRLMGGGGQPPKEIRELTEIENQIILTVINMALDKFQETWKHVTQLRCALEGRESNPQFAQVTTLTDNVLLITLNVEIGENTGMASLCIPIATLAPVLGYLSAQKWISSGQRAATAAARQCAGFLEETDVELQAVLGTARMTLNELVSMQSGDVIVLDRHAEEDVVLNVESAPKFIAKPGLVAGRRGVRIIGPHEN; the protein is encoded by the coding sequence GTGTCAGATATTCTCTCACAAGACGAGATCGACGCCCTGTTGGGTGCGGTGGCAAGCGGCCAGGTCGCCGTCGAACAAGATGCCCCCAGTGTCATCGACCGTTCGACGGTGATGGGGTACGACTTCCGTCGTCCCAAGCTGATTAGCAAGGACCAGATGCGTACCTTGCACATGCTCAACGACACGTTCGCCAAGTCGTTCGCCAATACGTTGTCGCTCTATCTGCGCACGATCGTCAATGCCAACTTGGCGCTCGTCGAGCAGTTCACCTACGGCGAGTTTATCATGAGCCTGCCGAACCCGACCTGCATGTCGGTGTTCAGCATGCAGCCGCTTGAGGGCCTCGCCATCCTCGAGATCAACCCGGTGCTCGTCTTCGTTATCGTCGACCGGCTCATGGGCGGCGGCGGGCAGCCGCCGAAAGAGATCCGCGAGCTCACCGAGATCGAGAACCAGATCATCCTGACCGTGATCAACATGGCGCTCGACAAGTTCCAGGAGACCTGGAAGCACGTGACGCAGTTGCGCTGTGCGCTTGAGGGGCGCGAGTCGAACCCGCAGTTTGCGCAAGTCACCACGCTGACCGACAACGTGCTGCTCATTACGCTCAATGTCGAGATTGGCGAGAATACGGGCATGGCGAGCCTGTGCATCCCGATTGCCACGCTCGCGCCTGTGCTCGGCTACCTGAGTGCGCAGAAGTGGATCTCGTCAGGCCAGCGCGCGGCGACGGCCGCGGCCCGCCAGTGCGCTGGCTTTCTCGAGGAGACCGACGTCGAGCTCCAGGCTGTGCTCGGCACCGCGAGGATGACACTCAACGAGTTGGTGTCCATGCAGTCCGGCGACGTCATCGTGCTCGATCGCCACGCCGAGGAAGACGTTGTGCTCAATGTCGAAAGCGCGCCCAAGTTCATCGCCAAGCCAGGGCTTGTTGCCGGGCGTCGGGGCGTGCGTATCATTGGCCCACACGAAAACTGA
- a CDS encoding flagellar biosynthetic protein FliO produces the protein MIVRALSVLLVLLVASAAAPMGFVSDGIAAESEPATLATATSEAPKGDAEAAGIEPAATETAGDEPGGFLSYQEETSHSQTSFAGLMLRLVLSMVVILGLIYGGLMLFRLLARNAKAAPKAEKLIRIIDRAALDPKRAVYLVKVVDRLLVIGVGTNEVRTLAQIDDETIVENVQETEFTGHLQSLLGRFARREG, from the coding sequence ATGATCGTCCGAGCGCTCTCAGTCCTGCTTGTCTTGCTTGTCGCGAGTGCCGCAGCGCCGATGGGTTTCGTGTCTGATGGCATTGCGGCAGAGAGCGAGCCGGCGACACTGGCCACGGCCACAAGCGAGGCGCCCAAGGGAGACGCTGAGGCAGCCGGGATCGAGCCTGCCGCCACCGAGACGGCCGGTGACGAACCGGGCGGTTTTCTCTCGTACCAAGAGGAAACGAGTCATTCACAGACCAGCTTCGCCGGCCTGATGCTACGGCTCGTGCTCTCGATGGTGGTGATTCTCGGCCTGATCTACGGTGGGCTCATGCTGTTCCGGCTGCTCGCTCGCAACGCGAAGGCTGCGCCCAAGGCCGAGAAGCTGATCCGCATCATCGACCGCGCCGCGCTTGACCCGAAGCGCGCCGTCTATCTTGTCAAGGTGGTTGACCGCCTCCTCGTCATCGGTGTGGGCACGAACGAGGTGCGCACGCTGGCGCAGATCGACGACGAAACCATCGTCGAGAACGTGCAGGAAACCGAGTTCACCGGCCATCTTCAGTCGCTGCTCGGCCGGTTCGCGCGACGTGAGGGTTGA
- the fliQ gene encoding flagellar biosynthesis protein FliQ — protein MTPEMTVTLMTQTLYTVLIVAGPLLAAGLIIGVLVSIFQTVTQIREMSLTFVPKIVGVMVVLAIFAPWMTATLIDYTESIFRYLPQFVR, from the coding sequence ATGACGCCCGAAATGACGGTCACACTCATGACACAGACGCTGTACACCGTGCTGATCGTGGCCGGGCCGCTGCTCGCCGCTGGGCTCATTATCGGTGTGCTCGTCAGCATTTTCCAGACGGTGACGCAGATCCGAGAGATGAGCCTGACGTTTGTGCCCAAGATCGTCGGTGTGATGGTCGTACTCGCGATCTTCGCGCCGTGGATGACGGCGACGCTCATCGATTACACGGAAAGCATATTCCGCTACCTGCCGCAGTTCGTGCGCTGA
- the flhF gene encoding flagellar biosynthesis protein FlhF, whose amino-acid sequence MKVRRYTAATMQEAIDQIRRELGPNAVILHSRKVGRSGVLNLLSKPMIEVTAAVDGDAPEARQPVAMPEEQPRDTRERVADHRLGDYLHASVSKERPDVATLVRPSGIVENIRRELVSHDVDELLAEALLRSAVEDLRTADSESLIREYIDKRVERFLRVTGPLKLDAGRPKVLAVVGPTGVGKTTTVAKLAAHHAGLERKNVAIVTVDVYRVAAVEQMRVYARLLKVPIEVVLTPTDLRSTITAHQDKDLILIDSGGRSPYDWMQVMELTAFFKEISEAEIHLALSAATRCKENLAAIDRFSSMNVHALLFTKLDETRDHGSLLTLTVKSKRPVSYLTTGQGIPEHIEPASPGKLARLILHSETGRKVGPIPTSDEHARNEQYAPDGAAV is encoded by the coding sequence GTGAAGGTCAGACGGTACACAGCGGCAACGATGCAGGAGGCCATCGATCAGATCCGGCGCGAACTGGGGCCGAACGCGGTCATCCTCCACTCGCGCAAGGTCGGCCGGAGCGGCGTGCTCAACCTGCTGAGCAAGCCGATGATCGAGGTCACCGCAGCCGTCGATGGCGATGCGCCGGAGGCGCGTCAGCCGGTGGCGATGCCCGAGGAACAACCCCGCGACACGCGCGAGCGGGTCGCCGACCACCGCTTGGGCGACTACCTTCACGCGTCGGTGTCCAAGGAGCGGCCCGACGTCGCCACACTTGTCCGACCGTCCGGCATCGTCGAAAACATCCGGCGCGAACTCGTGAGCCACGATGTGGACGAGCTGCTCGCCGAAGCGCTGCTGCGCTCCGCCGTCGAAGACCTGCGCACCGCCGACAGCGAGAGCCTGATCCGCGAGTACATTGACAAGCGCGTCGAGCGCTTCTTGCGCGTCACGGGTCCGCTCAAGCTCGATGCCGGCCGACCCAAAGTTCTTGCCGTGGTCGGCCCGACGGGGGTTGGCAAGACGACCACCGTGGCCAAGCTTGCGGCCCACCACGCTGGGCTCGAACGCAAGAACGTGGCGATCGTCACCGTCGACGTCTACCGTGTCGCTGCCGTTGAGCAGATGCGTGTCTACGCGAGGCTGCTTAAGGTGCCGATTGAAGTCGTGCTCACGCCCACCGACCTGCGGAGTACGATCACCGCGCATCAGGACAAGGACCTCATCCTCATCGATTCGGGTGGTCGCAGTCCCTACGACTGGATGCAGGTCATGGAACTCACCGCGTTCTTCAAGGAGATCAGTGAGGCCGAGATTCACCTTGCGCTCAGCGCCGCAACCCGCTGCAAGGAAAACCTCGCGGCCATAGACCGTTTCTCGTCGATGAACGTCCACGCCCTGCTGTTCACGAAGCTCGATGAGACCCGCGACCACGGCTCGCTCCTGACGTTGACGGTCAAGTCGAAGCGGCCAGTGTCCTACCTCACCACGGGCCAGGGTATTCCAGAGCACATCGAGCCGGCATCGCCGGGCAAGTTGGCACGATTGATTCTACACAGCGAGACCGGACGGAAGGTCGGGCCGATCCCTACCTCCGACGAGCACGCAAGGAATGAGCAGTATGCACCAGACGGCGCAGCAGTATGA
- the flhA gene encoding flagellar biosynthesis protein FlhA translates to MPGLKHETRMAKFGNIGMAVAVVGVLIAIIIPLPSTVLDLLLTVNITLSVLVLLVVIYSERALDLAIFPSLLLFTTLFRLSLNVATTRRILLDGEAGKVIEAFGNFVVGGNFVVGAVIFLILVIIQFVVITKGATRIAEVAARFTLDAMPGKQMAIDADLNTGLITEDEARTRRQQIAREADFYGAMDGASKFVRGDAIAGILITVINVLGGLSIGVLQRGMAVGVAAQRYTLLTIGDGLVAQIPSLIIATAAGVLVSRAGSTEKSIGEDLTGQLLQKPRALLITAGVLGFFAIMPGLPTVPFLLLAGATGVTGYLVERAEKLKVQVAQVEEAARVDVPEPERVKRLLHVDPMELEIGYGLIPLVDVSQGGDILERITLLRREFATELGLIVPPIRIRDNLQLQPNNYALKIAGTVVAGGELMVGMHMALNTAGAPAEVQGIPTTEPAFGLPAVWISDAQKDRAGALGYTVVDATSVLATHISETIRQHADELLSRQGVQELLDGAKKSFPVLVDELVPNVLTVGQIQRVLQNLLAERVSIRQLPTILETLSDYGTITKDVDVLGEYVRHGLCRQITAQFRDAEGKVNAVLLDPQLEPQLVNSVQKTGRGSVLVLDPDTGRQLIDSIGKTVQQASAVASNPVLLCSPTLRLALRRLIGRDLPKLVVLSFSDLAPDAAVQSVGLVRLEARAERAGALVGA, encoded by the coding sequence ATGCCTGGCCTCAAACACGAGACACGGATGGCGAAGTTCGGCAACATCGGGATGGCCGTGGCCGTTGTTGGTGTGCTCATCGCCATCATCATCCCGCTGCCCAGTACCGTGCTGGACCTGCTGCTCACGGTCAACATCACGCTCTCGGTGCTCGTGTTGCTCGTGGTGATCTACAGCGAGCGAGCGCTTGACCTGGCAATCTTTCCCTCGCTCCTGTTGTTCACGACTCTGTTCCGGCTCTCCCTCAACGTGGCGACGACGCGCCGCATCCTGCTGGACGGCGAGGCGGGCAAGGTCATCGAGGCGTTCGGCAACTTCGTCGTCGGGGGCAACTTCGTCGTCGGCGCCGTCATCTTTCTGATTCTCGTCATTATCCAGTTCGTGGTCATCACCAAAGGCGCGACGCGCATCGCCGAGGTGGCCGCCCGCTTTACATTGGACGCCATGCCCGGCAAACAGATGGCCATCGACGCCGACCTCAATACCGGACTCATCACGGAAGACGAGGCTCGCACGCGTCGCCAACAGATCGCGCGAGAGGCGGACTTCTACGGCGCCATGGACGGCGCCAGCAAGTTCGTGCGCGGCGACGCCATAGCCGGCATCCTCATCACGGTGATCAACGTCCTCGGCGGTCTGTCGATCGGTGTGCTCCAGCGCGGCATGGCGGTCGGCGTGGCCGCGCAGCGCTACACGTTGCTCACGATCGGCGACGGCCTCGTTGCACAGATCCCGTCGCTCATCATCGCCACGGCGGCCGGCGTGCTCGTCAGCCGCGCGGGCTCGACTGAGAAGAGCATCGGCGAGGACCTCACCGGGCAGCTTCTACAGAAGCCGCGCGCGCTCCTGATCACGGCGGGCGTGCTCGGTTTTTTCGCCATCATGCCCGGCCTGCCGACAGTGCCGTTCCTGTTGCTGGCCGGCGCCACGGGCGTCACAGGCTACTTGGTCGAGCGGGCCGAGAAACTCAAGGTCCAGGTGGCGCAGGTCGAGGAGGCGGCAAGGGTGGACGTGCCCGAGCCGGAACGTGTCAAGCGTCTGCTCCATGTCGACCCGATGGAGCTCGAGATCGGCTACGGGCTTATCCCGCTCGTCGACGTCTCGCAGGGCGGCGACATCCTCGAGCGGATCACCCTGCTGCGGCGCGAGTTCGCCACGGAGCTTGGCCTTATTGTGCCACCGATCCGCATCCGTGACAACCTCCAGCTCCAGCCGAACAACTATGCGCTCAAGATCGCCGGCACGGTGGTGGCGGGCGGTGAACTTATGGTCGGCATGCATATGGCGCTCAACACGGCCGGCGCTCCCGCCGAAGTCCAGGGCATTCCGACCACGGAGCCGGCCTTCGGTCTGCCCGCGGTCTGGATCAGCGATGCGCAGAAAGACCGTGCCGGGGCGCTCGGCTATACGGTTGTGGACGCCACGAGCGTGCTTGCCACCCATATCTCGGAAACCATTCGCCAGCATGCCGACGAACTCCTCTCACGCCAGGGCGTGCAGGAGCTGCTCGACGGTGCAAAGAAAAGCTTCCCGGTGCTCGTCGATGAGCTCGTGCCCAACGTACTTACCGTTGGGCAGATCCAGCGTGTGCTCCAGAACCTGCTTGCTGAGCGGGTGAGCATCCGCCAGTTGCCGACGATCCTCGAGACGCTCTCCGACTACGGGACGATAACCAAAGACGTCGATGTGCTCGGCGAGTACGTGCGCCACGGGCTCTGCCGCCAGATCACGGCGCAGTTCCGCGACGCCGAGGGCAAGGTCAACGCGGTGCTGCTCGATCCGCAACTCGAGCCACAGCTTGTCAACTCGGTCCAGAAGACCGGGCGCGGCTCCGTGCTCGTGCTCGACCCCGACACGGGTCGCCAGCTCATCGACTCGATCGGCAAAACGGTTCAACAAGCGTCGGCCGTGGCGTCGAACCCGGTGCTCTTGTGCTCGCCGACCCTGCGGCTGGCACTTAGGCGGCTCATCGGGCGCGATCTGCCGAAGCTCGTCGTGCTCTCGTTTAGCGACCTCGCCCCCGACGCCGCGGTGCAGTCGGTCGGCTTGGTGCGGCTCGAGGCGCGCGCGGAGCGCGCGGGCGCGCTCGTGGGAGCCTAA
- the flhB gene encoding flagellar biosynthesis protein FlhB, translating into MAEEDKEARTETATPKRRNEAREKGSVAQSADVSSVVVLFLGLLCLWFGGSFISRQFKDLLRVTFETYTSVELTPSSTYPLLLQILGRVALMMAPVLLVVVVASVVASVIQYGWLWSPQALKPKLDQLKPKLSRLNMLSKDKLVDLAVAVGKIALIGLVAYWSIKGYLLRFVPLMDQTVPQIADFTVGVALRVSLKIIIVLIVLATLDYVWKRHRHEEKLKMTKQQVKDERKNVEGDPQVKGHIRGLQLKASMRRMMHEVPKADVVITNPTHYAIALQYDAEVMPAPKVIAKGARLLAERIIALAKAHHVPIVQNPPLAQALYKSAEVGGFVPIAFYHAVAEVLAYVYALGQARVLGRVRPQRPASAPA; encoded by the coding sequence ATGGCAGAAGAAGATAAAGAGGCACGCACAGAGACCGCAACGCCCAAGCGCCGCAATGAGGCGCGCGAAAAGGGCAGCGTTGCGCAGAGTGCGGATGTCAGCTCCGTCGTCGTGCTGTTTCTCGGATTGCTCTGCCTCTGGTTCGGCGGCTCCTTCATCAGCAGGCAGTTCAAGGACCTGCTCCGCGTGACGTTCGAGACCTACACAAGCGTCGAGCTGACGCCGAGCAGCACTTACCCGCTGCTGCTGCAAATCCTGGGGCGCGTCGCACTCATGATGGCACCCGTTCTGCTCGTCGTCGTGGTGGCGTCCGTCGTAGCGTCGGTCATCCAGTATGGTTGGCTTTGGTCGCCGCAGGCGCTCAAGCCCAAACTCGATCAGCTCAAGCCGAAGTTGAGCCGGCTCAACATGCTGAGCAAGGACAAGCTGGTCGATCTCGCCGTGGCGGTGGGGAAGATCGCCCTGATCGGCCTCGTCGCCTACTGGTCGATCAAGGGCTACCTGCTGCGGTTTGTGCCCCTCATGGACCAAACGGTGCCCCAGATCGCTGACTTCACCGTCGGCGTCGCGCTGCGCGTCTCACTGAAGATCATCATCGTGCTCATCGTGCTCGCGACGCTCGATTACGTGTGGAAGCGCCACCGCCATGAAGAGAAGCTCAAAATGACCAAGCAACAGGTCAAGGATGAGCGCAAGAACGTCGAAGGAGACCCGCAGGTCAAAGGTCACATCCGCGGCTTGCAGCTCAAGGCGAGCATGCGGCGCATGATGCATGAGGTGCCGAAAGCCGACGTGGTGATCACCAACCCGACGCACTACGCGATCGCGCTCCAGTACGACGCCGAGGTGATGCCGGCGCCGAAAGTCATTGCCAAGGGCGCGCGCCTGCTTGCCGAACGCATCATCGCACTTGCCAAGGCACATCACGTGCCCATCGTGCAGAACCCGCCGCTGGCGCAGGCGCTCTACAAGAGCGCAGAGGTTGGCGGCTTCGTGCCGATCGCGTTCTACCACGCCGTGGCCGAGGTGCTCGCCTATGTTTACGCGCTCGGTCAAGCGCGCGTGCTCGGCCGGGTGAGGCCACAGCGGCCCGCAAGCGCTCCGGCCTAA
- a CDS encoding MinD/ParA family protein, translating into MHQTAQQYEETVHTAVATAAAPARAARRKAMAIAFTSGKGGVGKSNIAASMAVLLAQYGKRVLLVDGDLALSNIDVLFGVKPRFTLQHVIREGRSIDEALVEGPGGIRILPAGSGLQELTTLTVEQLDGLVSGFRQLDSRMDYILFDTPAGISVTVTAFLEPSNRVVLVTVPEPTALTDAYALIKVLAMRGRRAGIGVLVNQSDEHQAQTAFRGLAWVTEQFLNYRPEYLGHVPCDRLVGEAVRRQTPAAIAFPDSPMVSALRPIALKWINNEATSAAGGIEAFARDAVALISDDDHSA; encoded by the coding sequence ATGCACCAGACGGCGCAGCAGTATGAAGAGACCGTGCACACAGCGGTCGCGACGGCAGCCGCCCCGGCCCGCGCGGCGAGGCGAAAGGCGATGGCGATCGCGTTCACGAGCGGCAAAGGCGGCGTGGGCAAGAGCAACATTGCCGCGTCGATGGCCGTGCTGCTCGCCCAGTACGGCAAGCGCGTGCTGCTCGTTGACGGTGACCTGGCGCTCTCCAACATTGACGTGCTGTTCGGCGTCAAGCCGCGGTTTACGCTCCAGCACGTGATCCGCGAGGGCCGCAGCATTGACGAGGCGCTCGTCGAGGGCCCGGGCGGCATCCGCATCCTGCCCGCGGGCTCCGGGTTACAGGAGCTTACGACGCTGACGGTCGAGCAGCTCGACGGGCTCGTTTCCGGGTTCCGGCAGCTCGACTCGCGCATGGACTACATTCTGTTCGACACGCCGGCCGGCATCTCAGTGACCGTGACGGCGTTTCTCGAGCCGAGCAATCGCGTCGTGCTCGTCACGGTGCCGGAGCCGACGGCGCTTACCGACGCCTACGCCCTGATCAAGGTGCTTGCCATGCGCGGCAGACGCGCCGGCATCGGTGTGCTTGTCAACCAGTCTGACGAGCACCAGGCTCAGACGGCGTTCCGCGGGCTGGCGTGGGTGACCGAGCAGTTTCTCAACTACCGGCCGGAATACCTGGGCCACGTGCCCTGTGACCGGCTCGTCGGCGAGGCGGTGCGGCGCCAGACGCCGGCGGCGATCGCGTTCCCGGACTCGCCGATGGTGTCGGCGCTCCGGCCGATCGCGCTCAAGTGGATCAACAACGAGGCGACCAGCGCCGCGGGTGGCATCGAAGCGTTTGCCCGCGACGCCGTGGCACTGATCAGCGATGACGATCATTCTGCATAG
- the fliP gene encoding flagellar type III secretion system pore protein FliP (The bacterial flagellar biogenesis protein FliP forms a type III secretion system (T3SS)-type pore required for flagellar assembly.) → MRFSLRTWLIVIALVAAPLLAVPAWSASPVSISIDLGEDGGRQQISSGLMLVALLTVLSIAPALLVLLTSFTRIVIVLSFLKRALSTGSQPSNQVLVSLALFLTFFIMAPVWQQVHTEALQPYLQEQIEGKDALAKGLKPIRDFMWSQTREKDLALFVQASKMERPKSIDDVPTHVLIPAFVLSELRTAFTMGFVLFLPFLVIDMVVASVLLSMGMMMLPPVMVSLPFKILLFIMVDGWFLMMRSLMASFGTG, encoded by the coding sequence ATGCGTTTCTCGCTGCGGACATGGCTGATCGTGATCGCGCTCGTGGCGGCACCGCTGCTGGCCGTGCCGGCGTGGAGCGCCTCGCCGGTCAGCATCAGCATCGACCTCGGCGAAGACGGCGGGCGCCAGCAGATCAGCTCCGGTCTGATGCTTGTGGCGCTGTTGACCGTCCTGTCAATTGCGCCGGCGCTGCTCGTGTTGCTCACCTCATTCACGCGCATCGTCATCGTACTCTCGTTTCTCAAGCGGGCGCTCAGCACGGGCTCGCAGCCGTCGAACCAGGTCCTTGTGAGCTTGGCACTGTTTCTGACGTTTTTCATCATGGCGCCTGTCTGGCAGCAAGTGCACACCGAGGCGCTTCAGCCGTACCTCCAGGAGCAGATCGAAGGGAAAGACGCGCTCGCGAAGGGGCTCAAGCCGATCCGCGATTTCATGTGGAGCCAGACGCGCGAGAAAGACCTCGCGCTCTTCGTGCAGGCTTCGAAGATGGAGCGGCCCAAGAGCATTGACGACGTGCCGACGCACGTGCTCATCCCGGCGTTCGTGCTCAGCGAGCTCCGAACCGCCTTCACGATGGGCTTCGTGTTGTTCCTGCCGTTTCTCGTTATCGACATGGTCGTCGCCAGCGTGTTGCTGTCGATGGGCATGATGATGTTGCCGCCGGTCATGGTGTCGCTGCCGTTCAAGATCCTGCTCTTCATCATGGTCGACGGCTGGTTCCTGATGATGCGCTCGCTCATGGCGAGTTTCGGCACCGGGTAA